A section of the Rhizobium sp. BG4 genome encodes:
- the yjfF gene encoding galactofuranose ABC transporter, permease protein YjfF — protein sequence MNSRYLPLLATIVIFILSYAACALQYPNMLSTRVAGNLLTDNAFLGIAAVGMTFVIISGGIDLSIGSVIAFTGVFLAVVLRDTTVHPLVAFAMVLVITTAFGGLMGAVIHYLKMPPFIVTLAGMFLARGMSYVLSIDSIPIEHEYYTTLTGIYYRLPGGGRLTLIGAIMLIVFAAGIFLAHRTRFGTNVYALGGGVQTAELMGVPVAKTTIQIYALSGFLAGLSGIVFSLYTSAGYSLAAVGVELDAIAAVVIGGTLLTGGAGFVAGTFIGLLIQGLIQTYITFDGTLSSWWTKILIGLLLFAFILMQKAILFLSSLNKRYA from the coding sequence ATGAATTCCCGTTACCTGCCTCTGCTCGCCACGATCGTCATCTTCATCCTGTCCTATGCGGCCTGCGCGCTGCAATATCCGAACATGCTGTCGACCCGCGTCGCCGGTAATCTTCTGACCGACAACGCTTTCCTCGGCATTGCCGCCGTCGGCATGACTTTCGTCATCATCTCGGGCGGCATCGATCTGTCCATCGGTTCGGTGATCGCCTTCACCGGCGTCTTCCTCGCCGTCGTCCTGCGTGACACGACCGTTCATCCGCTCGTTGCCTTCGCCATGGTGCTCGTCATCACCACCGCCTTTGGCGGCCTGATGGGCGCGGTCATCCATTACCTGAAAATGCCGCCCTTCATCGTCACGCTCGCCGGCATGTTCCTGGCCCGCGGCATGTCCTACGTGCTGTCGATCGACAGCATCCCGATCGAGCACGAATACTACACGACGCTGACGGGCATCTATTACCGTCTGCCGGGCGGCGGGCGCCTGACGCTGATCGGTGCCATCATGCTGATCGTCTTTGCGGCGGGCATCTTCCTCGCCCACCGCACTCGCTTCGGTACCAACGTCTACGCGCTCGGCGGCGGGGTTCAAACGGCAGAGTTGATGGGCGTTCCGGTGGCCAAGACCACTATCCAGATCTACGCGCTTTCGGGCTTTTTGGCGGGCCTATCCGGAATCGTTTTTTCTCTCTATACGTCGGCCGGTTATTCCCTTGCAGCGGTGGGCGTCGAGCTCGACGCCATCGCAGCGGTCGTCATCGGAGGGACGCTGCTGACTGGGGGTGCAGGATTCGTAGCGGGAACCTTTATCGGTCTCCTGATACAGGGGCTCATTCAGACATACATCACCTTCGACGGAACCCTGTCGAGCTGGTGGACGAAGATCTTGATCGGGCTTCTGCTCTTCGCATTCATCTTGATGCAGAAGGCCATTCTGTTCCTTTCCAGCCTGAACAAGAGGTATGCCTGA
- a CDS encoding ABC transporter permease, with protein sequence MSSSLKALAIRLAPQLIALVVILSLNFIMFPQFFNVVVQNDRLYGSLIDVLNRGAPVALLAIGMTLVIATKGIDLSVGAVIAICGAVAASSIVSGNSLAYTLVVTLAVGLLCGVWNGFLVAILNIQPIIATLVLMVAGRGIAQLITEGVIMTFNDPGLIFFGSGSFAYLPMPVVIWLLVGAIVILLVRRTALGMLVEAVGINRRASTLSGVRTPVLLMAVYMLSALCAAIAGIIVAADIKGADANNAGLWLELDAILAVVVGGNSLLGGRFSILGSLIGAMIIQAVNTGILLSGFPPEFNLIIKAIIILVILIIQSPALQSAAAFFSRKPVESAGVRVEQPK encoded by the coding sequence ATGAGTTCCTCACTTAAGGCGCTCGCCATCCGCCTGGCGCCGCAATTGATTGCGCTTGTTGTCATTCTTTCATTGAATTTCATCATGTTCCCGCAATTCTTTAACGTCGTTGTTCAAAATGACCGGCTCTACGGCAGCCTCATCGACGTGCTGAACCGCGGCGCGCCCGTGGCGCTGCTGGCGATCGGCATGACGCTCGTCATCGCCACCAAGGGCATCGACCTCTCGGTCGGCGCCGTCATCGCTATCTGCGGCGCGGTCGCGGCCTCGTCGATCGTTTCGGGCAATTCGCTGGCCTATACGCTCGTCGTCACGCTGGCGGTCGGTTTGCTCTGTGGTGTCTGGAACGGCTTCCTCGTCGCCATCCTCAACATCCAGCCGATCATCGCCACGCTGGTGCTGATGGTCGCGGGCCGCGGCATCGCGCAGCTGATCACCGAAGGCGTGATCATGACCTTCAACGATCCAGGCCTGATCTTCTTCGGCAGCGGCTCCTTCGCCTATCTGCCGATGCCGGTGGTCATCTGGCTGCTCGTCGGCGCGATCGTCATACTGCTGGTGCGCCGAACAGCGCTCGGCATGCTGGTCGAGGCCGTCGGCATCAACAGACGCGCCAGCACGCTCTCGGGGGTTCGTACCCCGGTGCTGCTGATGGCCGTCTATATGCTGAGCGCGCTCTGCGCGGCGATCGCCGGCATCATCGTCGCCGCCGACATCAAGGGCGCCGATGCCAACAATGCCGGTCTGTGGCTGGAGCTCGACGCCATCCTGGCGGTGGTCGTCGGCGGCAACTCGCTGCTCGGCGGCCGCTTCAGCATCCTGGGGTCGCTGATCGGCGCGATGATCATTCAGGCGGTCAATACAGGTATCCTGCTTTCCGGCTTTCCGCCGGAGTTCAACCTGATCATCAAGGCGATCATCATCCTCGTCATTCTCATCATCCAGTCGCCGGCGCTGCAATCGGCAGCCGCCTTCTTCAGCCGCAAGCCGGTGGAGAGCGCGGGCGTGCGCGTGGAGCAGCCGAAATGA